A genomic window from Fusarium falciforme chromosome 2, complete sequence includes:
- a CDS encoding Hce2 domain-containing protein, which translates to MRVLAVTAALMGLAAAAPAPAPSATLFDDIVAVSTSTACATPSATPIASTFWVPSDNSRKTCDKATYKAKFAPSDVKRGDFRDCASLLSAFGPHNGTFTIPAVTNAADEYGTGFVPIVKSDSCSLGVRAKGGVMLGDDDVDWIVQKTLQDYSSGFLMAARGSVDCDALDGGKKAKLYWQVYDSEKGS; encoded by the coding sequence ATGCGCGTCCTCGCTGTCACGGCTGCCCTCATGGGTCttgcggctgctgctcccGCGCCCGCCCCCTCGGCCACCCTGTTTGACGACATCGTCGCCGTCTCTACCTCTACGGCTTGCGCAACGCCCTCTGCCACTCCCATCGCCTCTACTTTTTGGGTCCCCAGCGATAACTCTCGCAAGACGTGTGACAAGGCGACCTACAAGGCCAAGTTCGCCCCCTCCGACGTGAAGCGAGGCGACTTCCGCGACTGCGCATCCCTCCTCTCAGCTTTTGGACCTCACAACGGCACCTTTACCATCCCCGCCGTCACCAACGCCGCTGATGAGTATGGTACTGGCTTCGTCCCCATCGTCAAGTCAGACTCGTGCTCCCTGGGCGTCCGAGCCAAGGGCGGCGTTATGctgggcgacgacgacgtcgaCTGGATCGTGCAGAAGACGCTGCAGGATTATTCTTCCGGTTTCTTGATGGCAGCCCGTGGATCTGTCGACTGCGATGCTCTGGATGGtgggaagaaggccaagcttTACTGGCAGGTTTACGATTCTGAGAAGGGTTCTTAG
- a CDS encoding NACHT-N domain-containing protein, with protein MKTSTQTPPGHLGSVGKVKRIVGKIRRHTHPPSATSKFSVSAPSSTHASSISSNCPLRYHRNSQSRRGSVAEEERARDIELWNAAYDALKKDARSNGLVLAYENIIGHELPEAHRPGHHGNPNELPMDGERRLELMSMIASSGLNREVGVTSKSDSGDDDAREILVEARSTVASLMPQQPSAALAFAGICSLTPLLLDPLLRHDDLRSGFVHLIATIPHYMSLARCTYPSSWTSPGDYDRLQLQVRQTLLDLYRRILEYEMNIVCAAASAWNMAARNVVDWQGWRTMDDAVREKDVEVMGEMERYGTNEARALMEEKKKPAPEGGGRGSMSSSADAEYGH; from the exons ATGAAGACCTCTACACAAACACCACCAGGCCATCTTGGCTCAGTTGGCAAAGTAAAACGCATCGTCGGCAAGATTCGTCGTCATACTCATCCTCCTTCCGCCACCTCCAAGTTCTCTGTCTCTGCTCCATCCTCCACCCACGCCTCCAGTATATCATCAAATTGTCCTCTGCGCTATCACAGAAATAGCCAGAGTCGTCGCGGGTCGGTAGCAGAAGAGGAGCGTGCACGCGATATCGAGCTATGGAACGCAGCCTACGATGCCCTCAAGAAGGATGCTCGATCCAACGGTCTTGTGCTCGCCTACGAGAACATTATCGGTCACGAACTGCCCGAGGCGCATAGACCCGGTCATCATGGGAACCCGAATGAGCTGCCGATGGATGGCGAACGACGCCTAGAGCTCATGTCCATGATTGCGTCTTCAGGCTTGAACCGCGAAGTCGGCGTTACATCCAAGTCGGATTCGGGTGATGACGATGCTCGTGAGATTCTTGTCGAGGCGAGATCTACTGTTGCTTCTTTGATGCCTCAACAACCGAGCGCCGCTCTAGCCTTTGCGGGCATCTGCTCTTTAACACCT ctcctcctcgaccctcTCCTCCGTCACGACGACCTCCGCAGCGGCTTCGTCCATCTGATAGCCACCATCCCACACTACATGAGCCTTGCCCGGTGCACATACCCCTCGTCATGGACATCCCCCGGTGACTATGACCGTCTGCAACTACAGGTCCGACAGACGCTGTTGGACCTGTACCGCCGCATCCTCGAGTACGAGATGAACATTGTCTGCGCCGCAGCGAGCGCCTGGAACATGGCTGCTCGCAATGTCGTCGATTGGCAGGGGTGGAGGACTATGGATGATGCCGTTAGGGAGAAGGACGTCGAGGTGATgggggagatggagaggtACGGGACTAACGAGGCTAGAGCACtgatggaagagaagaagaagcctgcgCCAGAGGGCGGAGGAAGGGGGAGCATGTCTTCAAGTGCAGATGCTGAATATGGGCATTGA